In Nocardia sp. NBC_01327, the genomic stretch CCGTAACCGCCTCGGCGGCATCCTCCGCACCGCAGACATCGAAGGCGATCCCGTCGACCTCGGAGCAGAGGCTTTCGTAGGCCGCCGCCCCGAAATCCCCCAGCTGATGCGGGAATTGGGCATTGCGGATCAACTGGTGCACCCTGCCGGTCGCCGCCCCCTCGTCTGGTCGGAAGGCGCTCCCCACCCCTTGCCGGGGAACACTCTCATGGGCATCCCGGCTTCCCCCGACACCATGTCCGGCCTGGTGGACGCCGAAACGATCGCCCGCATTGCCGCTGAACCGAATAGGCCACTGACCTGGGAGCGCGGCGGCGATATCTCCGTTGGCACCCTGGTAGCCGACAGGTTCGGCGAGCAGGTGGTCCGCCGGAGCGTCGATCCGCTACTGGGCGGCGTCTATGCCGGTACCGCAGGCTCGATCGGAGTCCGGGCAGCTCTCCCCACTTTGGCCGCAGCCCTGGACGCTGGAGCACACAGCCTCTCGCAAGCGGTTGCCGACGCTCTGCCACCGCCGTCTGACACCCCCGTCTTCGGCGGTATCCGCGACGGCTACCGCGTGCTGCTCGATGCACTTCGCGCGGTCGCCGACGTGAAGGTCGAAACCGATACTCCCGTAACGCGACTCACCCGCACCGCCACAGGCTGGCAGCTAGACCCGATCGGCGCGGTCGATGCCGTAGTCCTGGCCACCCCCGCCCCCGTGACTGCCGAGCTGCTGCGAGAGGTCGCCCCGGAAGCCGCCGAGCTGACCGCCGGAATCGAATTGTCCTCGTCCGCGGTGGTGGCGCTGGCCCTCCCGCAGGACACCGCACTCCCCGACAACTCAGGAATTCTCGTAGCCACCGGTGAATCGTTGCGCGCCAAGGCATTCACCCTGTCCAGCCGCAAGTGGCCGCACCTGGCCGCCCGCGAGGTAGCCCTGGTACGCGCCTCCTTCGGCCGCTTCGGCGACGATTCGATGCTGTCCTGGCAGGACGAGGAGCTGATCCAAGCCGCCGTCGAAGACCTGACCACAGTGACGGCCGCCGACATCAATCCATTGAGCGCAGTAGTACAGCGATGGCCAGGCGGCCTGCCGCAGTACGCACCCGGCCACACCGCGCGCATCACCGAACTCCGCGCTGCCACAGCCGATCTCGACGGCCTGGCACTAGCCGGAGCATATCTCAACGGCGTAGGCGTCCCAGCATGCGCAGCCTCCGGCACCGCAGCCGCCGCTCGCATCACCGAGCAACTGACCTGACCTTCTGGAGCCCACCGCCCGACCGGATCAGACTGTGCTCGACTGGATGAGCTCACCGCCCGAACGGATCAGTTCACCGCCCGATCGGCACGGTCCAGCCTGATCGAGGTGCGGGCCAGCGTCTCATTCCGCAGCAGGCGGTGCGTTATCCGGCCAGGTCGGATGGATCGGTGTTCGCGCCGCACACCACTACGGCCACCCGCTCGTCCGGTTCGGGCACGTAGGCTCCCGATCGCAGTGCCGCCAGCGCCGTTCCCGCCGCGTGCTCGACCGCGAGTCTGCCGTCATCCCACAGGAATTGGCGTGCCGCGATGATCTGCTCATCCGTCACCAGTACCGACCGCACGTCACACTCGGCGGCTACCGCGATCGCCATTTCGCTGGTGCGCCGCGCACCCAGTGAGTCGGCGGCGATGGAGTCGATAGGCACATCCACCGGATGTCCTGCGGCCAGACCGGCATTGAAGGCACGGCAGTACTCGGGTTCGACAGCGATCACCCGAATGCCATGGTGCGCAGCAGCTGTCGCCACTCCGGTCAGCAGCCCGCCGCCGCCTACGGCCACGACGACCGTATCGGTATCGGGCGCCTGCGCGACGATCTCCTCCAGCAGCGTCCCCGCTCCGGCGGCGATGTACGGATCGTCGTAAGCGTGTGATCGCAGCGCTCCCGTTGCCGCAGCGTATCTTTCGCATTCGGCCGCGGCGTCGGCGTACGACTCCCCACCGGACATGACCTGTGCCCCCAGCGCCCGCAGCCGCGAAACCTTCACCGGCGGTGCGGAGTCGGGCAGGAATACCGTGGCCGCCGAATCGACCATCCGCGCGGCCCACGCACAAGCGACGCCCGCATTACCTCCCGAGGCGATGGTCACACCGATCCGCGGCAGCAACCCCCGTTCCCGGTGCGCCAGCATGAAATTCACCGCACCGCGCGCCTTGAAACTGCCGGAGTACTGCAGATGTTCGAGCGCCAGTCGCCACTGCCGGCCGCCCTGGCCCGCTTCGGCCGGGGTGAGCACGACCGGTCGCACATGTCCCGATATGCGGTCGGTGGCCGCCTTCACGTCGGCGTAAGTCGGATGCACTGCACTTCCTTCGCTGGATCGGTTCGGGCGGGTTGCGGTGGCGGATAATTACACTGTAACTTACGCTGGTTTCATGCCAAGGACCTCGAAGACGCTCGAGCAGGCGACCCCGGAGGCGATTGCGCGCGCCGGGTTGGCGATCATCGAATCCCGTGGTGCGGCGCAGCTGAGTTTCCGTGCCATCGCGTCCTATCTGAAGGTCTCGCACACCACGGTGGTACGTCGTGGCGGTGGCGATCTCAACGGTCTGCTGGACTTGCTCGCGGATCATCTCGCCGCCGATCTGCCCGATGTCGCCCCCGGCTCCCTGCCCTGGGCGCAGGCCACCGAACAGCGTTTCTGCGCCTGGTACACCCTGATCGCCGCCCATCCGGTGCTCGTGCTGCTGCGCGAACGACGCCCCCTGCTCGGCCCCCGCCTGCTTGCTCGACTGACCGAACCACAAGTGGCCGACAATCTTTCGATCGGTCTCAGCGTGACCGCCGCCCTGCGAGCGTATCGGGAGATGTACCTGTTCACGCTCGGTTGCGCCGCACTGGTCGAACACACCGATCTGAAAGCCGTTCAGCTGCGCACCCGTACGCACCTCGCCGCCCTCGACCCGGACGAATACCCGCTGCTCTCAGCACATATGAACGAGGTCGCCGACGCCGTCACCTCCGAGGAGCCCTTCCGCGACGGCCTGCGCCGCCTCATCGACTCCTGGGCCGCGACCGCACGCTGAGCCTGTCCGAATCCGGCGGGTCCGCCGCCTCCCCCGGTACGGGCGAATGGCACGATGTGGGTATGGCGCGACTCGACTACAAGTCCCTGAACGACACCATCCGCTATCTCATGTTCTCGGTGTTCCAGGTGGAGCCCGGTGTGCTGGGGGAGGATCGGGCGGCTGCCATCAAGGAGGCCCGGGCCTTCTTCGATTCGCTGGAAGAGCGCGGGGTGGTCGTGCGCGGGCTGTACGACGTCGCCGGTATGCGCGCCGACGCCGATTTCATGATCTGGTGGCACGCCGAGCGGATCGAGGATCTGCAGGCCGCCTACTCCGATTTCCGCCGCGTCACCGAGCTCGGTTCGGTCTCCAACCCGGTCTGGAGCAACGCCGCCCTGCACCGCCCGGCGGAGTTCAACAAGAGCCATCTGCCGGCATTCCTGACCGGCGAGGAGCCGGGCAACTACATCTGCGTGTACCCGTTCGTGCGCTCCTACGACTGGTACCTGCTCCCCGACGAGGAGCGTCGCAAGATGCTGGCCGATCACGGTAAGGCCGCCCGCGGCTACCCGGATGTGCGCGCCAATACGGTGGCCTCGTTCGCCCTCGGCGACTACGAGTGGATCCTCGCCTTCGAGGCCCCGGAACTGCACCGCATCGTCGATCTCATGCGTGACCTGCGCGCCACCGAGGCCAGGTTGCATGTGCGCGAAGAGGTCCCGTTCTTCACGGGCCCGCGCGTCGAGGTCGAGCAGCTCATCGCCGCTCTGCCGTAGATAACCGTCGGTTGGCCGGGCCGCTGCCCGGAAAATTTGGGGCATGCACGAAACCGTGTATGCCCCATAGTGTTTCTTCGACTAGCTTGTTGCGCTGTCCGAGGGGTGCAAACGCAGCGAGATGGAGTTGATGCAGTACCGCTCGAATATCTCCGGACCGTGTGGCCGGGCAGATGGGGCTTTCTTGCTGGTGAGGATAGGTTTTGACGTCTAGTGGGCCCGTGCTGGAATCACTGAGCGTTCAAACAGATCACGGAAGATCAGCCTGAATACGTTCGCGAAAACGTTCGCGACGATCTAGCGCCCTTCGGCGTGTCGTTGAACGGCACGCCGAAGGCGTTTGCTGGATAGCAATGTTCTGGCAAATAGCTCGCTGGCAGGGTCTGGACCCGATTAAGCATTCGGGCTAAGCATTCGAATGAATCCCATCGACAGCGTCCGTGTCGTTTCGTTGGTCGACTGCGGTGTTGCGTGGGGTGTGGTGGTCGTCTCCGGGGCTAGACCTGGAGGTGTTCGTCTGACTCGCTTGTTCTCGGATGTGTAGCTTGGCGTCATGGCGCTACAACCGCTTGTCGGCGAGCAATCTATCCAGCGTGGCACCGACAGCACTCGAACCGGACATGACCGTGGCTAGATATCGTGAGCCGGGAATTGAGATCGAGTCGTACACGTCCATCTCCGATGAGTTCGCGGGGACCCACGACTCGTGGTGGGGTGTCGCAAAGATGCACGTCAAAGCGCAGAACCATGATCTTCCGTACCTCATCGCCAACGAGCTCATCTGTTGCCGACTGGCCGCCGCCCTCGGCCTCCCCGTATTACCTGGAGAGGTTGCGAAACACCCGGATGGGCGGCAGTGCTGGGTGACGCCGCAGATCAGTCAGGCAGGCATGACGGTTCCCCCGACGCGTGAGAGCGAGATTCTGGGTCAGTACGCTTCGACGGTCGCTGGCGCGTTCGTGTTCGATTGCTGGGTCTTGAACGAGGACCGCCACGAGGAGAACTTCCTTTTCCATCCCGTTCTGGGCATGTGGCTGATCGATCATGACAACGCCCTCGCGGGGAACGACGGCGCACGGTTCGAAACTTTTGCGGCAAGGTTCGACATGCCGCTTGATTGGCATGGTTTCAGTGCGGCAGCGCTGCCTCAGCAGGCGTTAGAGTTCTGG encodes the following:
- a CDS encoding threonine/serine dehydratase; this translates as MHPTYADVKAATDRISGHVRPVVLTPAEAGQGGRQWRLALEHLQYSGSFKARGAVNFMLAHRERGLLPRIGVTIASGGNAGVACAWAARMVDSAATVFLPDSAPPVKVSRLRALGAQVMSGGESYADAAAECERYAAATGALRSHAYDDPYIAAGAGTLLEEIVAQAPDTDTVVVAVGGGGLLTGVATAAAHHGIRVIAVEPEYCRAFNAGLAAGHPVDVPIDSIAADSLGARRTSEMAIAVAAECDVRSVLVTDEQIIAARQFLWDDGRLAVEHAAGTALAALRSGAYVPEPDERVAVVVCGANTDPSDLAG
- the hemQ gene encoding hydrogen peroxide-dependent heme synthase, giving the protein MARLDYKSLNDTIRYLMFSVFQVEPGVLGEDRAAAIKEARAFFDSLEERGVVVRGLYDVAGMRADADFMIWWHAERIEDLQAAYSDFRRVTELGSVSNPVWSNAALHRPAEFNKSHLPAFLTGEEPGNYICVYPFVRSYDWYLLPDEERRKMLADHGKAARGYPDVRANTVASFALGDYEWILAFEAPELHRIVDLMRDLRATEARLHVREEVPFFTGPRVEVEQLIAALP
- a CDS encoding protoporphyrinogen oxidase, coding for MRIAVVGGGISGLVAAYRLRKALGPTAELILLDRRNRLGGILRTADIEGDPVDLGAEAFVGRRPEIPQLMRELGIADQLVHPAGRRPLVWSEGAPHPLPGNTLMGIPASPDTMSGLVDAETIARIAAEPNRPLTWERGGDISVGTLVADRFGEQVVRRSVDPLLGGVYAGTAGSIGVRAALPTLAAALDAGAHSLSQAVADALPPPSDTPVFGGIRDGYRVLLDALRAVADVKVETDTPVTRLTRTATGWQLDPIGAVDAVVLATPAPVTAELLREVAPEAAELTAGIELSSSAVVALALPQDTALPDNSGILVATGESLRAKAFTLSSRKWPHLAAREVALVRASFGRFGDDSMLSWQDEELIQAAVEDLTTVTAADINPLSAVVQRWPGGLPQYAPGHTARITELRAATADLDGLALAGAYLNGVGVPACAASGTAAAARITEQLT